One window of the Salvelinus fontinalis isolate EN_2023a chromosome 2, ASM2944872v1, whole genome shotgun sequence genome contains the following:
- the LOC129824036 gene encoding uncharacterized protein LOC129824036 has protein sequence MKSYGTVRLRGEEFNYSLSTATASPQLQPLHSYSLSTATASPQLQPLHSYSLSTATASPQPLHSYSLSTATASPQPLHSYSLSTASPQLQSLHSYSLSTATASPPLQPLHSYSLSTATASPQPLHRYSLSTASPQLQPLHSLSTATASPQLQPLHSYSLSTASPQLQPLHSLSTATASPQLQPLHSYSLSTASPQLQPLQSYSLCTASPQPLHSYSLSTSSPQLQPLHSYSLSTATASPQLQPLHRPTASPQLQPLHSYSLSTATASPQLQPLHSYSLSTDLQPLHSYSLSTATASPKLQPLHSLSTASPQLQPLQSYSLSTASPQPLHSYSLSTATASPQLQPLHRYSLSTATAYPQLQPLHSLSTATASPQLQPLHSYSLSTATASPQLQPIHSLSTATASPQLQPLHSLSTATAYPQPLHSYSLSKATASAQPLHSLSTATASPQLQPLHSLSTATASPQLQPLHSYSLSTATTSPQPLHSYSLSTDLQPLHSLSTATASPQLQPLHSYSLSTDLQPLHSYSLSTASPQLQPLHSLSTATASPQLQPLHSYSLSTPLHFFWVKH, from the coding sequence ATGAAGTCTTATGGGACAGtgagactgagaggagaggagttcaACTACAGCCTCTCCACAGCTACAGCCTCTCCACAGCTACAGCCTCTCCACAGCTACAGCCTCTCCACAGCTACAGCCTCTCCACAGCTACAGCCTCTCCACAGCTACAGCCTCTCCACAGCTACAGCCTCTCCACAGCCTCTCCACAGCTACAGCCTCTCCACAGCTACAGCCTCTCCACAGCCTCTCCACAGCTACAGCCTCTCCACAGCCTCTCCACAGCTACAGTCTCTCCACAGCTACAGCCTCTCCACAGCTACAGCCTCTCCACCGCTACAGCCTCTCCACAGCTACAGTCTCTCCACCGCTACAGCCTCTCCACAGCCTCTCCACAGGTACAGCCTCTCCACAGCCTCTCCACAGCTACAGCCTCTCCACAGCCTCTCCACAGCTACAGCCTCTCCACAGCTACAGCCTCTCCACAGCTACAGCCTCTCCACAGCCTCTCCACAGCTACAGCCTCTCCACAGCCTCTCCACAGCTACAGCCTCTCCACAGCTACAGCCTCTCCACAGCTACAGCCTCTCCACAGCCTCTCCACAGCTACAGCCTCTCCAAAGCTACAGCCTCTGCACAGCCTCTCCACAGCCTCTCCACAGCTACAGCCTCTCCACATCCTCTCCACAGCTACAGCCTCTCCACAGCTACAGCCTCTCCACAGCTACAGCCTCTCCACAGCTACAGCCTCTCCACAGACCCACAGCCTCTCCACAGCTACAGCCTCTCCACAGCTACAGCCTCTCTACAGCTACAGCCTCTCCACAGCTACAGCCTCTCCACAGCTACAGCCTCTCCACAGACCTACAGCCTCTCCACAGCTACAGCCTCTCCACAGCTACAGCCTCTCCAAAGCTACAGCCTCTCCACAGCCTATCCACAGCCTCTCCACAGCTACAGCCTCTCCAAAGCTACAGCCTCTCCACAGCCTCTCCACAGCCTCTCCACAGCTACAGCCTCTCAACAGCTACAGCCTCTCCACAGCTACAGCCTCTCCACCGCTACAGCCTCTCCACAGCTACAGCCTATCCACAGCTACAGCCTCTCCACAGCCTCTCCACAGCTACAGCCTCTCCACAGCTACAGCCTCTCCACAGCTACAGCCTCTCCACAGCTACAGCCTCTCCACAGCTACAGCCTATCCACAGCCTCTCCACAGCTACAGCCTCTCCACAGCTACAGCCTCTCCACAGCCTCTCCACAGCTACAGCCTATCCACAGCCTCTCCACAGCTACAGCCTCTCCAAAGCTACAGCCTCTGCACAGCCTCTCCACAGCCTCTCCACAGCTACAGCCTCTCCACAGCTACAGCCTCTCCACAGCCTCTCCACAGCTACAGCCTCTCCACAGCTACAGCCTCTCCACAGCTACAGCCTCTCCACAGCTACAACCTCTCCACAGCCTCTCCACAGCTACAGCCTCTCCACAGACCTACAGCCTCTCCACAGCCTCTCCACAGCTACAGCCTCTCCACAGCTACAGCCTCTCCACAGCTACAGCCTCTCCACAGACCTACAGCCTCTCCACAGCTACAGCCTCTCCACAGCCTCTCCACAGCTACAGCCTCTCCACAGCCTCTCCACAGCTACAGCCTCTCCACAGCTACAGCCTCTCCACAGCTACAGCCTCTCCACACCTCTCCACTTTTTCTGGGTCAAACACTAA